Proteins found in one Campylobacter concisus genomic segment:
- a CDS encoding sensor histidine kinase: protein MHKSFKIQIIATFVIMSLFCFQSFVILNLSQKNSTSKALFGAMKHETIIKNSFLKNENITPSLKYKFAIYDVNFNPIISNLAKQPSNFKFVTLEENGCLFYKSFFIKDKTPYYIVVEKELDNEKSIFLAALMLLVILVAVLFIVYFLYLSSVKPYKEFQKYMNNFFNDAMHELKTPLGVAGMNLEMLGLENKYITRIKNALKQMQITYEDVEYFIKRGYIKFPLERLNLGEYIIERVKFLSSVAEVKHIVVKTNLASDAFTMLSKVEAQRIIDNTITNAIKYSQKESEILINLSFEDERIKLSVQDFGKGIKDVKKVWKRYVREDEIQGGFGLGLNIVSEICQKHDILYSVDSVYGKGSTFYYKFKRA, encoded by the coding sequence ATGCACAAGAGCTTTAAGATCCAGATCATAGCGACATTTGTGATAATGTCGCTTTTTTGTTTTCAAAGCTTTGTGATCCTAAATTTAAGCCAAAAAAATAGCACCTCAAAAGCCCTTTTTGGCGCAATGAAGCATGAAACTATTATCAAAAATTCGTTTTTAAAAAATGAAAATATAACTCCTTCTTTAAAGTATAAATTTGCAATCTATGATGTAAATTTTAATCCTATTATTTCAAATCTCGCCAAGCAGCCAAGCAACTTTAAATTTGTAACACTTGAAGAAAATGGCTGCTTGTTTTATAAAAGTTTTTTTATAAAGGATAAAACGCCTTATTACATTGTCGTTGAAAAAGAGCTTGATAATGAAAAAAGCATATTTCTAGCGGCACTTATGCTCCTTGTCATCCTTGTGGCTGTGCTTTTTATCGTCTATTTTTTATATCTAAGCAGCGTTAAGCCTTATAAAGAGTTTCAAAAGTATATGAACAACTTCTTTAATGACGCCATGCACGAGCTAAAGACCCCACTTGGCGTAGCTGGCATGAACCTTGAGATGCTTGGGCTTGAAAACAAGTATATAACTCGCATCAAAAACGCCTTAAAACAGATGCAAATAACCTACGAAGATGTCGAGTATTTTATAAAGCGTGGCTACATAAAATTTCCACTTGAGCGGCTAAATTTAGGCGAATACATAATAGAGCGAGTGAAATTTCTCTCAAGTGTGGCTGAAGTTAAGCACATCGTTGTAAAGACAAATTTAGCAAGCGATGCATTTACTATGCTAAGCAAGGTCGAAGCTCAGCGCATCATCGATAACACCATCACAAACGCCATAAAATACAGCCAAAAGGAGAGCGAGATACTAATAAATTTAAGCTTTGAGGATGAGCGCATAAAGCTTAGTGTGCAAGACTTTGGCAAGGGGATAAAGGACGTCAAAAAGGTCTGGAAGCGCTACGTTAGAGAGGATGAAATCCAAGGCGGCTTTGGCTTAGGGCTAAATATCGTCAGCGAAATTTGTCAAAAACACGATATTTTATACAGCGTTGATAGCGTCTATGGCAAGGGCAGCACCTTTTACTATAAATTTAAACGAGCTTAA
- the ruvB gene encoding Holliday junction branch migration DNA helicase RuvB, producing the protein MDRIVEIEKVSFENDFEVSLRPTKFEDYIGQEKIKQNLDVFIKAAKKRNECLDHVLFYGPPGLGKTTLAHIIANEMGVSIKMTAAPMIEKSGDLAAILTNLQEGDVLFIDEIHRLSPAIEEVLYPAMEDFRLDIIIGSGPAAQTIKIDLPKFTLIGATTRAGMISAPLRDRFGMDFRLQFYTSSELSRIVQIASAKLGKECDKNASLEIAKRSRATPRIALRLLKRIRDFAEVNDEQIISHERAKEGLNALGVNSLGFDEMDIRYLEILMQARRRPMGLSTIAAALSEDEGTVEDVIEPYLLANGFIERTAKGRIASAKCFETFNVKIDIEKGLFE; encoded by the coding sequence TTGGATAGAATCGTTGAAATCGAAAAAGTAAGCTTTGAAAATGACTTTGAAGTCTCGCTTAGACCGACAAAATTTGAAGACTACATCGGACAAGAAAAGATCAAGCAAAATTTAGATGTCTTTATAAAAGCAGCCAAAAAGCGAAATGAGTGCCTAGATCACGTGCTATTTTACGGCCCTCCAGGACTTGGTAAGACGACCCTTGCTCACATCATCGCAAACGAAATGGGCGTAAGTATCAAAATGACCGCAGCGCCGATGATAGAAAAGAGTGGTGATCTAGCGGCGATCCTTACAAATTTACAAGAGGGCGACGTGCTTTTTATCGATGAGATCCACCGCCTAAGCCCAGCTATCGAGGAGGTGCTTTACCCTGCGATGGAGGACTTTAGGCTAGACATCATCATAGGCTCAGGGCCGGCTGCCCAGACTATCAAGATAGACCTGCCAAAATTTACACTTATTGGCGCAACGACACGTGCTGGTATGATCTCAGCGCCTTTAAGAGACCGCTTTGGGATGGACTTTAGGCTGCAGTTTTACACAAGCAGCGAGCTAAGCCGTATTGTGCAGATCGCCTCAGCTAAGCTTGGCAAAGAGTGCGACAAAAACGCTTCTTTAGAGATCGCCAAACGCTCACGTGCCACACCTAGGATCGCTCTTAGACTATTAAAGAGGATTCGCGACTTTGCCGAGGTAAATGACGAGCAAATCATCAGCCACGAGCGCGCAAAAGAGGGGCTTAACGCGCTTGGTGTAAATTCGCTTGGATTTGACGAGATGGATATTAGGTATTTAGAAATTTTGATGCAAGCAAGGCGCCGTCCTATGGGGCTTAGCACGATCGCTGCGGCACTTAGCGAGGACGAGGGCACGGTTGAAGATGTTATCGAGCCATATCTGCTTGCAAATGGCTTTATCGAGCGCACAGCAAAGGGCAGGATCGCAAGTGCGAAGTGCTTTGAGACCTTTAACGTCAAGATTGACATCGAAAAAGGGCTTTTTGAGTAG